CAACATGCTGAAGGATCAACCGTTAGTTTTTGAGATGAGTAAAGAAGGTCGTATCGCATATAGTCTTCCAACGATGGACGTTGAGGAGTTCGATATTGAGGAAGTAATTCCAGCGGCTTATGTTCGTAAAGAAAAAGCAAATTTACCTGAAGTATCTGAATTAGATTTAATGCGTCATTATACAGCGCTTTCAAAAAGAAATCATGGTGTAGATTCTGGATTCTATCCACTTGGATCTTGTACAATGAAATACAATCCAAAAATTAACGAAGCTGTTGCACGTATGGCCGGTTTTGCACATGTTCATCCACTACAAGATGAGTATTCTGTTCAAGGTGCATTAGAATTAATGCATGAGCTTCAACAAGAATTAAAAGAAATTACTGGAATGGATGAAGTAACTTTACAACCAGCTGCTGGTGCACATGGTGAGTGGACTGGATTAATGATTATCCGTGCATATCACGAAAGCCGCGGTGACTTCAACCGTACTAAAGTAATCGTACCTGACTCTGCTCACGGTACTAACCCAGCATCTGCAACTGTTGCAGGTTTCGAAACAATCACAGTTAAATCAAATGAAAAAGGCTTAGTTGACTTAGATGATTTACGTCGTGTAGTTGATGAAAACGTTGCAGCATTAATGCTTACGAATCCAAATACATTAGGCCTATTTGAAGAAGATATTTATGAAATTGCTGAGATCATACATGCTGCAGGCGGAAAAGTATATTATGATGGAGCTAACTTAAATGCTGTATTAAGTAAAGCACGCCCTGGAGATATGGGATTTGATGTAGTACATTTAAATCTTCACAAAACATTCACTGGTCCACACGGTGGCGGTGGCCCTGGTTCAGGACCTGTAGGGGTTAAAGCAGATTTAATTCCATACTTACCAGCACCAATCGTTGAAAAAGTTGGAGAAGAATATGTTTTAAATTTCGATCGTCCAGAGTCAATCGGTCGTGTAAAACCTTTCTTTGGAAACTTTGGAATTAATGTTCGTGCATATACTTACATTCGTTCAATGGGTCCAGAAGGATTAAAACAAGTAACAGAAGATGCAGTTTTAAATGCTAACTATATGATGCGTCGTTTAGAACCATATTTTGACCTACCATTCGATCGTCATTGTAAGCATGAGTTCGTATTAAGTGGAAAACGTCAAAAGAAATTAGGTGTTCGTACTTTAGATATCGCAAAACGCCTATTAGATTTTGGTTACCACCCACCAACAATTTACTTCCCATTAAACGTGGAAGAATGTATTATGATTGAACCAACTGAAACTGAATCAAAAGAAACATTAGATTCATTTATCGATACAATGATTACAATTGCTAAAGAAGCTGAAGAAAACCCAGAAATCGTACAAGAGGCTCCACATACAACTGTTGTAAGTCGTCTTGACGAAACTTTAGCAGCTCGTAAACCTGTATTACGTTATATTAAAGCATAAATCAAAAAGTTCCCTCATCGAAGGGAACTTTTTTTATGGTCGTATTTCTAAATAGGAATATAGAATATTATTAAAATGAAACGCGTGTTTTTAGACCTTCTTAAAATCTATTTAATCCGATTAATCCGACCATCAAATGCCTGGACCAATGATTGCTTTTGTTTCTTCACATAAACTTCAAATGCATCTAAATCTGTTGGACCTTCTACTTTCTTTTTACCTAATAGCAATACCGAGAAATTGTCACCGCCATTTGCAAGATAGCTATTTGTAGTGACAGTATAACTAGCTTGTGGGTTAATTGGCGTACCATCTGTTCGCATGATATTAATCACTTTTTGACCAGAATCTTTCGTATTATCCCATGTGTATTTTAAACCTGATATTTGTAGCATCCGAACACTACCATTTTCCTGCCATTGCTGATTGAGAAGTTCCCGGATTTGTTCACCAGACAATGTCATTTTAACGAGTTTAATTTTAAATGGTTGGATTGTGAACAATTCATCCAAAGTTATATCCCCTTTTGGGAGATCAGCACGTATTCCACTAAAGTTCATAAATGCGAAATCAGACTTCATTGCAAGACGTTGTGAATCTGCAATCATATTTCCTAAACTAGATTCTCCATTGTGATTCTTCTTACTTAAAATATCGTTTGCAGCTTTTCCAACGATTTTATTTACAATAGGTTCAATTTTAGATTCATAATTTTGTATCATTTTCTTTATTTCAAGATCTGGTCTAATACCATCTCGGTAGACCATCTTTATACTTGCCTTTTTGTCTACAATATCTTTCGTATGAGGATCAATTGTTAAAAGAATGTCAGAGAAAGATATACCATAAGAGTAGGATTGAACAATCAGCTTTCCGTCTACTTCTTTGTTAAGATAAGTATGTGTATGTCCAGAAATTATTACGTCAACTTCATCATCCATTTTTTTTGCCATTCTAACGATTTCACCTGTCGCATTTCCATTTGCTTTGGACTGATTTCCACCATTATGTGCCAATACCACAATTGTTTTTACACCATGTTTTTTAAGTGTTTTTACTGAATTATTGATTGCTTTTACTTCATCAATAAACTTAACGCCATCTGTTTTATGTGGTGGTGCAATCTTTGGAGTATCTTTTATTACGACGCCGATAAATCCAATCGGTACGCCATTAATATTTTTTATACTGTATGGGGGCAGAATGGTCTTGCCTGTATGATCGTCGATTACGTTTGCGCATATATACGGGAAATTTGCCCCAGTAAAATAACCAGTATTTTGATTGTTTCCTCCTCGGATCAACCTCAACATTTCATTCACACCACGATCGAATTCATGGTTTCCTAGAGTCCCATAGTCAAAACCCATCTTGTTTAATACTTCAATTGTAGGTTCATCCTGAAGAAAAGAAGAGATTGGAGGACTTCCACCAACCATGTCACCAGCATGCACTAAAATAGTATGTTTATTTTCTTTTTTCTTCTGATTTAAATATGCGGATAGATATTCTACTCCGCCAACATTCCTGCCGTTAAATTTTCGGGTCGTATCTAATTGTCCATGAAAATCATTAATGCTAAGTAATTGTACATGAATGAAACGGTTCTTAACTTTCTTGGGGTTAATAGGAATGTTTCTAGCAGCCGGTTTACTAGAAACCATAAATACTCCTGCAGATAATGTGGTCGTAAGAACAAAAGCAAGAACTGCTTTTTTCAATGCGTTCCAATTCAATAGATTTCCCTCCTAATTTGCTAGTAGGTTACTTCCTAAGCATAGGGAAGGATTGTTAAAGCTTCTTTACCCTAGTGTGAATTTTCAGTTAAACTTTAATACTAGCTATTAATACGCTCTTAAGAAATATTAACGATTTTTAAAATTATTTTTTAATTGCATTTTTATACAATACATAAAATGCTCCAACAGTAATACAAGGCATAAAAGAAGAACAGGGGGAGAAGGGACTAAAGAGTAATAGAGTATTTAAAAACTACGATTATACCTATACTCGTGATTGCTCCATTACCTACGTTTAATTAGTGGATTTTATAAAACTAAACCCTTCCCAAAAGAATCTACAATTTCTAATTGCCATTCTTTTCACTAAAATTGAATAAATACACACAACAACATTAAATTCTTTTTGTAACATACTAAAGATTCCCAAAAAACTTATTAAATGGTGTTGATTTTTTCTCACATAAGGAGGATAATTGTAACATTATTTTTAACTGAAAATTAACTAAATTAGGGGTAATAAAAATGAAAATCGTAAAGTTTGGTGGATCTTCATTAGCCACTTCGGAACAAATTGAAAAAGTATTTCAAATTGTTACATCAGATGTTGAACGTAAAATTATCGTTGTATCTGCACCAGGTAAAAGATTTCCAGATGATATCAAAGTTACCGATTTACTAATTAGTTGCGCACAACTTGCTCTACAGGGAAAGGATTATTCGAAAGAATTCATTCAAATTATTCAAAGGTATTCTGAAATTGCAAATGGATTAGGTTTATCTGAGAATATTATGAATGAAATTTTACTAGGTATCGAACTTTCTTTAAGTAGTAAAAAGGATCATCCTGCAAGATATATGGATGCTGTTATGGCATGTGGGGAAGATAATTGTGCTAGATTAGTAGCGTCATATTTTCAGTTAAAAGAACTTGAGGCAAGTTATATTAATCCAAAAGAAGCAGGTTTATTTGTTACAAATGAACCAGGACATGCCCAAGTTTTAGCAAAAAGCTATGAGAACTTATTCGAATTGAGAAAAAAATCTGGAATTCTTATTTTCCCAGGATTCTTTGGCTATTCAGAAGATGGACATATCGTTACATTTTCTCGCAGTGGCTCAGATATTACTGGTTCTGTTGTTGCCAACGGAGTTAAAGCTTCTTTATATGAAAACTTTACTGATGTTGATGCAGTTTTTTCTGTAAATCCTGCGATTATTCATAATCCTAAGGAAATAAAAGAATTAACTTATCGAGAAATGAGGGAGTTATCTTATGCAGGCTTTAACGTATTTCATGACGAAGCATTGATACCTGCCTTTCAAGCTGGAATTCCAGTTAACATTAAAAATACGAATAATCCAACTGCTCCTGGTTCACGAATTGTTAAGGAACGTACGTTATCAAACGGTCCATTAATTGGGATCGCGAGTGATAATGGATTTTGTAGTATTTATATAAGCAAGTATTTAATGAACAGAGAAATAGGATTTGGGCGTAAATTATTGCAAATACTTGAGGATTATCAGATTTCATATGAGCATCAACCAAGTGGAATCGACGATATTTCGATTATTATTCGTCAAAATCAATTACCAGTTGAATTAGAGTTTCAAATTATTAAACGGATCCAAGATGAATTAGATGCAGACCATGTTGTCGTTGAAAGAGACCTTGCCTTGATCATGTTAGTAGGTGAGGGGATGCGTCATAATGTTGGTACTACTGCACGAGCGAGTAAGGCATTAGCAAATGCGGGAATAAATATTGAAATGATAAACCAAGGTTCTTCAGAAGTAAGTATGATGTTTGGCGTTAAAACATGCGATGAGAAAAAAGCAGTACAAGTTATTTATGAAGAATTCTTCTCAAAAAATGTCATCTAACTAAATTAGTAAAATATAGATGAATAGAATAAACATCTAAAGTAATTCCAGAAAATGGAATACATAAGGAGTAAATGAATATGACAGAAAAAGAAATACAATTACTTCAGTGTATTGAACAAAATGGACGCTTAAGTAATGACGTAATAGCAAAAATGATAGGAGCTACTGAAAAAGAGGTAGCAGATATATTAACAAAATTTGAAAACGATCGCATAATTCTTCAATATATTACGCTTATTGATTGGGGGAAAGTGCCAGTTCAAGAAAGTATAACTGCAATGATTGATGTAAAAGTAGCTCCAAAACGTGGCGTAGGGTTTGATGAGATTGCTGAAAAAATCTATTTATACCCAGAAGTTAAATCAGTTTATTTGATGTCCGGAACATATGACTTATCAGTTGTAGTTGAAGGAAAAACAATGACATCAATTGCTTCATTTGTATCCCAAAAACTATCGACTTTAGAATCTATTTTATCAACGACTACCCATTTTATTTTAAAACGTTATAAACATGATAGTATCGTATACGGTCAAAAACAAAGTGATAAGCGTATGGTGATTACGCCATGAGTAAATTTAACTTATCAAATACAGTAACTACACTACAACCATCAGGGATTCGAAAGTTTTTTGATTTAGCGGCTAGTATGGATAATGTCATTTCACTTGGGGTAGGTGAACCCGATTTTGTCACGCCTTGGAACGTGAGAGAAGCAAGTATTTATTCATTAGAAACAGGACATACGGCATATACTTCAAATGCTGGACTCCTAGAATTACGTCAAGAAGTAAGCCGATATTTTGCTAAGAAGTTTGATGTGCATTATAGTCCAGAAGATGAATTAATTATAACTGTAGGGGCAAGTCAAGGGATTGATATTGCTTTAAGAACAATTTTAAATCCAGGAGACGAAGTAATCGTTATTGATCCATGCTTTGTTTCGTATGCTCCTCTAGTTTCACTAGCAGGCGGTGTTCCAGTTCATTTATCAACGACAGGAGAAGAAGAATTTAAAATCAATCTTCAAGCGTTGAAAAAGAAACTTACACCGAAAACAAAGGCGATTTTACTTTGTAATCCTAATAATCCAACTGGTACTCTACTAGAAAAAGAATTATTAGAAGATTTAGCCGTATTTGTTAAAAAACATAATTTAATAGTCATTTCAGATGAAATTTATGCTGAGCTTGTTTATGATGGTGAATATACAAGCTTTGCAAATATCGATGGTATGCGAGACCATACAATTTTAATTTCTGGATTCTCTAAGACATTTGCAATGACAGGCTGGCGACTTGGAATTGTTGCAGCACCTTCGGACATTATTTCTCATATGCTTAAAGTTCATCAATATGCAATTATGTGTGCACCAACTATGTCACAGCATGCTGCAGTTGAAGCACTTCGAAATGGAGATCATGATGTAGAAGCAATGCGACGTAGTTATATGCAACGTCGTAATTTCCTTGTGCAATCTCTTCAAGAAATTGGATTATCATGTCATCTCCCAGGTGGAGCTTTTTATGTATTCCCATCAATACAGAATACTGGCTTAACATCAGAGGAGTTCGCTGAACAATTATTATTAAAAGAGAGAGTAGCGGTCGTCCCGGGAAATGTTTTTGGAGATTGTGGTGAAGGGTATATTCGATGTTCTTACGCAACTTCATTAAATCAATTAATCGAAGCTACAAAAAGGATTAATCGATTCTTACAGACTCTTCCAACTTACCAACCAACAAATTTTATTAAAGTTGAAAGTAAATAAACGAAAAAAAGCTCTTGTTCTCTATTTAAGGAAACAAGAGCTTTTATTTTATTACAGTGTATAATTCATTTGTTTGAGCTTCAATTATTCTTTCAGTAAAAATTGATGTAATTAAGCAATCGTACCCTAAGGTTTCACATAATATCCAGTTATTTTGCATTTCTAGAGGTAACGATTTTATTCTATCTTTTAATTCATTCATAAGAGTTCCTGAAAAAAATAAATACGGAACGATTATTACTTGATGATTTTTTTCAGTCAATAGTTGATTCCATGCTTCGTTTATCGACGGCTTTGAAACTGCCATAAAAGCGGGGAGTACAGGATGCTTTAAATTTGTTTCAAGATGTTTAACGATTGAATTGAAATCATCTATCGTTAATGGATCACTACTTCCTCGTCCAACTAGCAATATTTTAGTTGGCTTTATTAAATACTTAACCTTTTCATTAATTCGCTTTTGGATTAAATTGATCATATTTTTGTGTATTCCGATTGGAGAGGCAATTTTTATTTTTATATGCGGATATACCTTTTGAAATTTAGCGATTTCAAGAGGTATATCCACCTTTGCATGATTTGCAGAAAGGAGTAAAACCGGCAATACTGTTACCGATTTAGCTCCTTTACGCAAACAATTCTCTAATCCTACTGAAATTGATGGTTCTGCGAGTTCAATAAAACTAATTTCTTGAATAGGGCAATCGATTTGTTTTTGTACTTTTTTAACAAATTGTATGGCTGAATGGACAGCCGATTTTACACGGCTGCCATGACATACATATAAGATTGCATCCATTCTAAAGCACCTCGTTCCATTTTAAGGGAGAATTTATAGACTTGAGTAATTAATGTTTGTATGTTCAGTGATCGCGTTATAGTTTGTCTCAAACCATTGTAATTGATGGTGTAAATTTACTACTTCTCCTACGATAATCATACTAGGATTGGCTATTTTTTCTTTTTCAATGTCAGTTATTACATTTTTTAGTGTACTAATGACAGTTCGCTGTTGTTCAGTCGTACCATAGTGAATCAGGGCAACGGGTGTGTCTTGATGTTTTCCATTTGAAATTAGTTGATGCCGAATATATGGTAAATTATTAACCCCCATATAAATTGCTAGTGTGTCAATGCCTTTTGCTAAAGAGGCCCATTTAACCGTATCCTCTTCTTTGCAATGACCTGTTACAAAAGCAAAGGAACTACTATAATCACGATGGGTGACAGGGATACCAGCATAAGCTGGAGCTGCTATACCTGATGTAATGCCAGGAACGATTTCAAAAGAGACACCACGTTCTACAAGATAAGTTGCTTCTTCACCACCACGACCAAAAATGAAAGGATCTCCACCTTTTAATCGAACTACGTTTTTTCCTTTTTTTGCATACTTCACTAAGAAAGCATTTATTGTTTCTTGTTTTAATGCATGGTAGTTTGGGAGTTTACCAGCGTATATTAACTCGACGGATTCTTTTGCATACTCTAATAGTTCCTTATTAACTAGTCGGTCATAAATAATGACATCTGCATTTTGAATGCACTTTAGTCCTTTTACTGTAATTAGATCAACGTCCCCTGGTCCAGCACCAACTAAATAAACTTTTCCAATCATTCCACACACCTCATCATCATCGTTTACTTAAAACTTCTAAATCTAAAACAAATCCACCACTTTGGCTAACTTTCTTTTTTTCATACATTAGTAATTCTTTAACGTCCGGTTTCTTAACATAAAACTTTTCAAGTTCTGTATCAACTAGTTTAAATGCTTTTTCATCATCATTTGCTAATATAACAATAGGAACGATACGACTTTCGATTGATGCTTCAAATCGATATAAAAACATATGTCACCGACTTTCTTTAAGATGCATTGACAGTTTCAAGAATGGAAGTTAAATAGGTTTGTAATTCTTCAATTCCAACTCTTGATACATAATCTAAAAAGGTTTCTGAAGGTAGTTTATTTTCGCTAAAGTGCTGCAAGAATTTTTCTAATACTAGGTGGAGGGCAGGGGATTCAACCTTCCCTTTTAATTTTTCATTTAATTTACCACCATTGGCTAATGTACCACCTACATAAATTTCAAAAGCCTCTACTAATTCTTTTTTCTCATTACGAGCCTTGATGCCTTGAAGTCCTATATCAGCGATTGCTCTTTGACCACAAGAGTTAGGGCAACCAACCATGTGAATTCTAACTGGTACATCTAAAGTAATTTTTTCATCTAAATAAGATGCTGTATCCTTCATACGAGCCTTCGTTTCAACTAATGCTAAATTGCAGTATTCATTTCCTGTACAAGCAACAGAGTAACCAATAAATTTTGGAGGTATTGGAGTGAATTTTTCAAGTATTGGTTCTTTCAATAATTCCTCAATATTTTCAGCTGGAATATTTGGTAAAATTAAATTTTGTGAATTACAATTACGTATTTCACCATTACCGTATTTTTTAACAATTCTAGCTAATTCAAAAACATCCTTAGAATGCAATCTTCCAACAGGTATACTTAATCCAACATAATTTAATCCTTCTTGCTTTTGTGGATGAACTCCATAAAAATATCCTGCATTCCATGACTCTTCAAAGCCAGTTCCTTTTGGTAATAGCTTACCTGTATATCCTTCTAAAACTTCTTTAAACTTTTCAACGCCCCAATCAGCGACTAAAAACTTTAAACGAGAGTGATGGCGTTTCTCACGGTAGCCATAATCTCTAAAGATTGTAGTAACGGCGATCGCAACTTCTTTCACTTGATGTGGTAACAAGAATACATCAAGTTCTTGAGCTAAATGTGGAGCGGAAGATAGCCCACCACCAACTTTTAAATGGAAACCACAAGTTTCTTTGCCGTCAATTTCTTTAATAGCCGGAATAAATGAAATGCAGTTAATTTCTGCATTTGACGCATTATTTTTATTTGTACTGATCGACATTTTATATTTTCTAGGTAGATTGGAGAACTCTTCATTAAACTGAAAGAATTCATAAACTTCCTTTACGATAGGTGTAGTATCAAATAATTCATTAGGATCAATTCCTGCAAGTGGATTTCCAACGATATTACGTGTAATATCACCGCATGCCCCAGCACTAGATAGACCAACTTTTTCTAAACGTGTGAAAATATCTGGAATTTGATCAATTGTTAACCAATGAAATTGGATCGCTTGACGGGTTGTAATATCATACACATCTCGACCATAATCGCGAGCGATTTCTGCTAATGTTATAAGCTGTTCATGTGTTAGTATGCCAGACGGAACATTAACTCGCATCATAAAATATCCGGCTTCTTTTGGTTTTTGTAAATAGCATCCAGCCCACTTGAATAAATCCCATTGATCTTTTGGAATTGATTCAAACCCATTTTTTGCATAGTAGGGGATGTCATCATAGATTTTAAGTCCATCCTTAACGAGTTTCTTTTTCTCAGTTTCATTTAGCTTAAGATTGTCTTTCCAAATTTTTTCAAATGCCATCGAAAATCACCTTACCCAATATAATTTTTACTCTTTAAAAATTGAAGTATTGTTTCAACACAATCTTGTACAGATTGTTTATCAGTATTTAATATAATTTCTGGATTGATTGGTGCCTCATACGGAGAGCTGATGCCCGTAAAGTTTTGAATTTCACCATTTTTTGCTTTTTTATAAAGTCCTTTCGGATCTCTACTCTCACAAGTTTCAACGGAGCATTCTACGTAAACTTCAATAAACTCGTCTTGTTCGACTAATGACCGAACGATATTTCGATCAGCAATAAAAGGGGAGATAAAAGCCGTTAAGACAATTTGCCCGTTATCTACAAAGAGTTTTGCTACTTCACCAATTCGTCTGATGTTTTCAGTTCTGTCAAAATCAGTGAAACCTAGATCTTTGTTTAAGCCATGACGAATATTATCACCATCTAATACGTATTGTTGAACATTAAGATGGTATAAAGCTTTTGCAATCTCGTTAGCAATCGTCGATTTACCTGAAGCGGATAAACCAGTAAACCATAAAATACAGCTGTGGTGATTGTTTTTTTGTCGGCGATCTTCTTTTGAAATACTAGCTTGATGCCAAACGATATTTTCAGACATTCAACTTTTCTCCTATTCTACAGAAATTGATTCAGGTTCTTTTAAACCTTCAATTAGTACTTCTACAACTTCTTTTCTACTAAAAGCAGAAGGAGGAAGTTCACCTTTTTTTAGCATTTCACGAACCTTCGTACCTGATAAAGTTACGTGATGCTCGCTACCATGCGGGCATGTTTTGGTTGATGCCATATTCTCGCACTTTGTGCAATAGAAACTATTTTCAAAGAATAGTAGAGAGATTCCTAATTCATCTTGTGAAAACTTTTGAAATATTTTTTGTGCATCATAAGTTCCATAGTAGTTGCCGACACCAGCATGATCACGTCCAACAATAAAATGTGTACAGCCATAATTTTTTCGAACAATTGAATGGAAAATAGCTTCTCTTGGTCCCGCATAACGCATTGCGGCAGGGAATACGGCTAAAAATACACGATCTGAAGGATAATAGTTTTGGAGTAAGACCTTATAGCTTTTCATTCGAACTTCTGCAGGAATATCGTCCGATTTTGTCTCACCAACTAAT
This genomic interval from Gottfriedia acidiceleris contains the following:
- a CDS encoding sirohydrochlorin chelatase, with amino-acid sequence MDAILYVCHGSRVKSAVHSAIQFVKKVQKQIDCPIQEISFIELAEPSISVGLENCLRKGAKSVTVLPVLLLSANHAKVDIPLEIAKFQKVYPHIKIKIASPIGIHKNMINLIQKRINEKVKYLIKPTKILLVGRGSSDPLTIDDFNSIVKHLETNLKHPVLPAFMAVSKPSINEAWNQLLTEKNHQVIIVPYLFFSGTLMNELKDRIKSLPLEMQNNWILCETLGYDCLITSIFTERIIEAQTNELYTVIK
- the cysC gene encoding adenylyl-sulfate kinase; this translates as MSENIVWHQASISKEDRRQKNNHHSCILWFTGLSASGKSTIANEIAKALYHLNVQQYVLDGDNIRHGLNKDLGFTDFDRTENIRRIGEVAKLFVDNGQIVLTAFISPFIADRNIVRSLVEQDEFIEVYVECSVETCESRDPKGLYKKAKNGEIQNFTGISSPYEAPINPEIILNTDKQSVQDCVETILQFLKSKNYIG
- the gcvPB gene encoding aminomethyl-transferring glycine dehydrogenase subunit GcvPB, translating into MLKDQPLVFEMSKEGRIAYSLPTMDVEEFDIEEVIPAAYVRKEKANLPEVSELDLMRHYTALSKRNHGVDSGFYPLGSCTMKYNPKINEAVARMAGFAHVHPLQDEYSVQGALELMHELQQELKEITGMDEVTLQPAAGAHGEWTGLMIIRAYHESRGDFNRTKVIVPDSAHGTNPASATVAGFETITVKSNEKGLVDLDDLRRVVDENVAALMLTNPNTLGLFEEDIYEIAEIIHAAGGKVYYDGANLNAVLSKARPGDMGFDVVHLNLHKTFTGPHGGGGPGSGPVGVKADLIPYLPAPIVEKVGEEYVLNFDRPESIGRVKPFFGNFGINVRAYTYIRSMGPEGLKQVTEDAVLNANYMMRRLEPYFDLPFDRHCKHEFVLSGKRQKKLGVRTLDIAKRLLDFGYHPPTIYFPLNVEECIMIEPTETESKETLDSFIDTMITIAKEAEENPEIVQEAPHTTVVSRLDETLAARKPVLRYIKA
- a CDS encoding bifunctional metallophosphatase/5'-nucleotidase; its protein translation is MVSSKPAARNIPINPKKVKNRFIHVQLLSINDFHGQLDTTRKFNGRNVGGVEYLSAYLNQKKKENKHTILVHAGDMVGGSPPISSFLQDEPTIEVLNKMGFDYGTLGNHEFDRGVNEMLRLIRGGNNQNTGYFTGANFPYICANVIDDHTGKTILPPYSIKNINGVPIGFIGVVIKDTPKIAPPHKTDGVKFIDEVKAINNSVKTLKKHGVKTIVVLAHNGGNQSKANGNATGEIVRMAKKMDDEVDVIISGHTHTYLNKEVDGKLIVQSYSYGISFSDILLTIDPHTKDIVDKKASIKMVYRDGIRPDLEIKKMIQNYESKIEPIVNKIVGKAANDILSKKNHNGESSLGNMIADSQRLAMKSDFAFMNFSGIRADLPKGDITLDELFTIQPFKIKLVKMTLSGEQIRELLNQQWQENGSVRMLQISGLKYTWDNTKDSGQKVINIMRTDGTPINPQASYTVTTNSYLANGGDNFSVLLLGKKKVEGPTDLDAFEVYVKKQKQSLVQAFDGRINRIK
- a CDS encoding aspartate kinase; this translates as MKIVKFGGSSLATSEQIEKVFQIVTSDVERKIIVVSAPGKRFPDDIKVTDLLISCAQLALQGKDYSKEFIQIIQRYSEIANGLGLSENIMNEILLGIELSLSSKKDHPARYMDAVMACGEDNCARLVASYFQLKELEASYINPKEAGLFVTNEPGHAQVLAKSYENLFELRKKSGILIFPGFFGYSEDGHIVTFSRSGSDITGSVVANGVKASLYENFTDVDAVFSVNPAIIHNPKEIKELTYREMRELSYAGFNVFHDEALIPAFQAGIPVNIKNTNNPTAPGSRIVKERTLSNGPLIGIASDNGFCSIYISKYLMNREIGFGRKLLQILEDYQISYEHQPSGIDDISIIIRQNQLPVELEFQIIKRIQDELDADHVVVERDLALIMLVGEGMRHNVGTTARASKALANAGINIEMINQGSSEVSMMFGVKTCDEKKAVQVIYEEFFSKNVI
- a CDS encoding DUF3906 family protein, whose translation is MFLYRFEASIESRIVPIVILANDDEKAFKLVDTELEKFYVKKPDVKELLMYEKKKVSQSGGFVLDLEVLSKR
- a CDS encoding Lrp/AsnC family transcriptional regulator, which gives rise to MNMTEKEIQLLQCIEQNGRLSNDVIAKMIGATEKEVADILTKFENDRIILQYITLIDWGKVPVQESITAMIDVKVAPKRGVGFDEIAEKIYLYPEVKSVYLMSGTYDLSVVVEGKTMTSIASFVSQKLSTLESILSTTTHFILKRYKHDSIVYGQKQSDKRMVITP
- a CDS encoding nitrite/sulfite reductase, which codes for MAFEKIWKDNLKLNETEKKKLVKDGLKIYDDIPYYAKNGFESIPKDQWDLFKWAGCYLQKPKEAGYFMMRVNVPSGILTHEQLITLAEIARDYGRDVYDITTRQAIQFHWLTIDQIPDIFTRLEKVGLSSAGACGDITRNIVGNPLAGIDPNELFDTTPIVKEVYEFFQFNEEFSNLPRKYKMSISTNKNNASNAEINCISFIPAIKEIDGKETCGFHLKVGGGLSSAPHLAQELDVFLLPHQVKEVAIAVTTIFRDYGYREKRHHSRLKFLVADWGVEKFKEVLEGYTGKLLPKGTGFEESWNAGYFYGVHPQKQEGLNYVGLSIPVGRLHSKDVFELARIVKKYGNGEIRNCNSQNLILPNIPAENIEELLKEPILEKFTPIPPKFIGYSVACTGNEYCNLALVETKARMKDTASYLDEKITLDVPVRIHMVGCPNSCGQRAIADIGLQGIKARNEKKELVEAFEIYVGGTLANGGKLNEKLKGKVESPALHLVLEKFLQHFSENKLPSETFLDYVSRVGIEELQTYLTSILETVNAS
- a CDS encoding aminotransferase, with the translated sequence MSKFNLSNTVTTLQPSGIRKFFDLAASMDNVISLGVGEPDFVTPWNVREASIYSLETGHTAYTSNAGLLELRQEVSRYFAKKFDVHYSPEDELIITVGASQGIDIALRTILNPGDEVIVIDPCFVSYAPLVSLAGGVPVHLSTTGEEEFKINLQALKKKLTPKTKAILLCNPNNPTGTLLEKELLEDLAVFVKKHNLIVISDEIYAELVYDGEYTSFANIDGMRDHTILISGFSKTFAMTGWRLGIVAAPSDIISHMLKVHQYAIMCAPTMSQHAAVEALRNGDHDVEAMRRSYMQRRNFLVQSLQEIGLSCHLPGGAFYVFPSIQNTGLTSEEFAEQLLLKERVAVVPGNVFGDCGEGYIRCSYATSLNQLIEATKRINRFLQTLPTYQPTNFIKVESK
- the cobA gene encoding uroporphyrinogen-III C-methyltransferase, with protein sequence MIGKVYLVGAGPGDVDLITVKGLKCIQNADVIIYDRLVNKELLEYAKESVELIYAGKLPNYHALKQETINAFLVKYAKKGKNVVRLKGGDPFIFGRGGEEATYLVERGVSFEIVPGITSGIAAPAYAGIPVTHRDYSSSFAFVTGHCKEEDTVKWASLAKGIDTLAIYMGVNNLPYIRHQLISNGKHQDTPVALIHYGTTEQQRTVISTLKNVITDIEKEKIANPSMIIVGEVVNLHHQLQWFETNYNAITEHTNINYSSL